From one Oncorhynchus nerka isolate Pitt River unplaced genomic scaffold, Oner_Uvic_2.0 unplaced_scaffold_972, whole genome shotgun sequence genomic stretch:
- the LOC135570625 gene encoding E3 ubiquitin-protein ligase MARCHF7-like, whose product MPVQQISVVPAREMANSGRSAPRSKDKTESIKGPGRSGSRSSNILKASSSTTGLAPGSVSRTTPSSQDICRPVPLGRVEEGCDTAVMKLSGAVLGSSQTTLGSSQQGQTRKKKKPNRKRDSCSAPDAPATAQDDPVQHSDDRSDRSSDRIGERGERRRERRRERRGEHPRHRSAAPPESDSSSDGEAGREARSWSREKAKRGRRRSGSSRERGEGMELQSVGSGEGKENQEKVVPLENGSGVKNRRSGGGGEESRRSSQRREEAGSKFRSPGGSSSLAEDGEREGQITKNYQETGSVGGDMSAPSPRRYGGCNAPEGCSDDEPEVCRICHCEGDEECVLITPCRCTGSMRCVHQDCLNQWIKSSDTHCCELCQYNFIMETHLKPLRKWEKLQMSTNERRKILCSLMFHLVAIGCVLWSVYVLVNRTLHEINLGRNTGQHLHPDLNPTSIQP is encoded by the exons ATGCCGGTGCAGCAGATCTCTGTGGTCCCCGCTCGGGAGATGGCCAATAGCGGCCGGAGCGCCCCTCGCTCCAAAGACAAGACCGAG agtATTAAAGGTCCAGGTCGGTCAGGCAGTCGATCCAGCAACATCTTGAAg GCCAGCAGTTCTACAACAGGATTGGCTCCTGGCAGTGTTTCCAGGACAACTCCCTCCTCTCAGGACATCTGCAG gccgGTGCCGCTGGGTCGTGTAGAGGAAGGTTGTGACACAGCAGTGATGAAGCTGAGCGGCGCGGTATTAGGCTCCTCTCAGACCACGTTAGGCTCCTCCCAGCAGGGCCAAACCAGGAAGAAGAAGAAACCAAACAGGAAGAGAGACTCCTGCTCCGCCCCCGATGCCCCAGCGACTGCACAAGATGACCCGGTCCAACACAGTGACGACCGCAGTGACCGCAGCTCTGACCGCatcggagagaggggggagaggaggagggagaggaggagggagaggagaggggaacacCCCCGCCACCGTAGCGCCGCCCCTCCTGAATCTGATTCGTCGTCTGACGGGGAGGCGGGGCGGGAGGCCAGAAGCTGGAGCAGGGAGAAAGCCAAGAGGGGACGACGCCGCAGTGGGAgtagcagggagaggggagaggggatggagctGCAGTCTGTAGGGTCTGGTGAGGGGAAGGAGAACCAAGAGAAAGTGGTTCCACTGGAGAACGGTTCCGGAGTGAAGAACCGGCgatcaggaggaggaggggaggagagcagaCGGAGCTCCCAGCGCAGGGAGGAGGCGGGGTCTAAGTTCCGTAGCCCCGGCGGTAGCTCATCATTGgctgaggatggagagagggagggacagatcaCTAAGAATTACCAGGAGACCGGGTCAGTGGGTGGAGACATGTCCGCGCCGTCACCACGGAGATATGGGGGCTGCAACGCCCCCGAAGGCTGCTCCGATGACGAGCCAGAGGTCtgcag gatctgCCACTGTGAAGGAGATGAGGAGTGTGTGTTGATAACCCCGTGCCGCTGTACCGGCAGCATGAG GTGTGTTCACCAGGACTGTCTCAACCAGTGGATCAAGTCatcagacacacactgctgtgagCTGTGCCAATACAACTTCATCATGGAGACTCACCTTAAACCTCTACGTAAG TGGGAGAAGCTCCAGATGTCGACCAATGAGAGGAGGAAGATCTTATGCTCCCTGATGTTCCACCTGGTGGCCATTGGTTGTGTTCTCTGGTCCGTATACGTCCTCGTCAACAGAACCCTCCACGAGATCAACCTGGGACGCAACACCGGTCAGCACCTccaccctgaccttaacccaaccTCTAttcaaccctga